The genomic interval GGTCGAGCTCACCCAGGACGACTTCGACCGCATCGGTGCCGGCGTCCCGCTCCTGGTCGACCTGCAGCCGGCCGGCCGGTTCCTGATGGAGGACCTGTTCCGCGCGGGCGGGCTGCACGCCGTGCTGGCCGAGGTGCGCGACCTGCTCGACCCGGCGGCGATCAGCGTGCTCGGCGAGCCGCTGGTCTCCGCGCTCGACGCCGCCCGCGTCTACGACCGCGAGGTGATCCGGCCCCGGGCCGACCCGCTGCAGATGGAGGCCGGGATCGCCGTCCTCTACGGCAATCTGGCCCCTGACGGCGCCCTGGTCAAACCGGCCGCGGCCACCCCGGCCCTGCTGCAGCACCGCGGCCCGGCGGTGGTGTTCGACTCGGTCGAGGACCTGAAGGAGCGGCTCGACGACCCGGAGCTCGAGGTCACGGCCGACTCGGTGCTGATCCTGCGCGGCTGCGGCCCCAAGGGCTACCCCGGCATGCCCGAGGTGTCCAACATGCCGCTGCCCGCCAAGCTGCTGGCCGACGGCGTCCGCGACATGGTGCGCGTCTGCGACGGGCGGATGAGCGGCACCGCGTACGGCACGGTGGTGCTGCACGTCGCCCCCGAGGCCGCCGCCGGGGGTCCGCTGGCCAAGGTCCGCACGGGCGACACGATCATCCTGGACCTGGAGAACCGGCGCCTCGACGTGGACCTGCCCGCCGACGAGTGGGCGGCCCGTGAGCCGTCGGCCGAGGCCGCCCGTGCCTACGCGGCCCCGCAACGCGGCTGGGAGAAGCTCTACGTCGACACGGTGGGCCAGGCCAACACCGGCGCCGACCAGTCCTTCCTGCTCGGCGCCTCCGGCGACAAGGTCTCCCGCGAGTCCCACTGACCCCCTGATCAGTCGTTCGTGGTGGATTCCGTGGGCTGCCCGCCGGAGCAGGTGACCGTCATCGTCGTGACCTGGTTGCCGTGCTTGAAGGTGACGACGGCCGCCGACGACGGTCCGGTGCGGGCCGACTGCACCTTGTAGGGCTTGAAGGCCTCGTACGAGGTGATCTCCGCCGTCGTGGGGGAGGGGCAGGTCGCCGTCAGCGTGCCGGCGTCGGACGACCACGTACGGAACACCGGCTCGGGATCGGGTGCGGGCGCCGTCGTCCCGGGCGTGCCGGGGCCGGTGGTCGTGACCGGGCCGGCCGCCGCCGTGGTGGTGGTGGTCGCCGTCGGGGCCTGCGTTCGGGTGGTCGCTGTCGCCGGGGTGGCCGGCCTCTTCTTCGTGGGCGCCGGCGCCGGGGCGGCGTTGGCGGACGGCAGGGCGCTCGCCGGTGGCTGCTGGGGCGGGACCGAGGCGTTGATCGCCGCTGGCGTGACCTTGTCCGACTTGTCGGGCATGAGCAGCCAGCCGAGCGCGGCGGCCGCCAGCAGCACGATGACGGTGGCTGTCCAGCGGCCCCGGTTGGTGGCACGGAACGGCCACGGGCGAGGGCCGGTGTTCCGGGGGTCCTGCGTGTTCGGGTTCGGCGGCCGGGTGTTGCTGGGACGGCCCGGCGGACCTTCCTTGTACGCCCTGTTGCGGGGTTCGGCCCCGGCGACGTGGTTCACGGGCCCGGCATTGGCGGAGCCGCCGGTCGCGTCGCCGGTGGTCCCGTCCTGCGTGCCGGCTCCTGTGTCGTCATCCTTCGGCCCGGCCCCGGTGGTGTGATCCGGCGCGGTTCCCCCCGTGGTGTGACCTGGCGTGTTTCCCCCTGTGGTGTGACCCGGCGCGCTTCCCCCTGTGGTGTGACCCGGCGCGGCGTCGCCTGTGGTGTGGCCCGGGTTGGCGTTCCCGGCAGCGGCCCCGGCCAGCGACCTGGACCCGGTTGTGTGGCCGGCCGCCCGATCCGTCGATCCAGCCCCGGCAGCCGCGCCCAGCGCCCCCGCTCCGGCAACTCCACCCGGCGCTCCCGCGCCGTCGGCACGGGTCGGTGTCCAGGCTCCGGCGGCACGGTCCGGGTTCCACGCGCCGGCGGCCCGGCTGAGCAGAATGGACGCCTCGCGGGCGCTGGGCCGGCGCGACGGATCCTTGATCAGGCAGCGTTCGCACAGCTCGGCGATGAAGTCGGGCACCCCGGTCACCGTCGGCAGCGGCGCCGGTTCCAGATAGATGTGCGCGGTCAGCATCTGCGTGGTGTCCTCGCTGGTCCACGGCGAGTGCCCGGACAGCAGGCGATAGAGCACCACGCCCAGCGCGTACACATCGGACGCGGGCTCCACGGCGTCGTCGAACAACCGTTCGGGCGCCAGATACGCGGGGGTGCCCAGCACCTCGGGGTCGAGGATGCCGGACCCGCTCGGCGCGGTGGCGGCCGCGATCCCGAAGTCGACGACCTTGGCGCCCGTCGGGCCCAGCATGACGTTGGCCGGTTTGATGTCGCGGTGCACCAGGCCCACCGCGTGCGCCGCGGCCAGCGCGGCCGCGATCTCGGCACAGACCCGCATCGCCAGGCGCGGTTTGACCGGCCCGTCCACCATCCGTTCGGCGAGCGTGCCACCCTCGACCAGCTCCATCACCACGTACGGGAATGTCCGCCCGCCGGCCGTCATCTCGCCGTAGTCGTGAACCTGAGCGATGTTCGGATGCGACAAACCCGCCGCGGCCTGCGCCTCCCGCCGGATGTCGGCCTGTTCGCCCCGCTCGGGCGTCACGATCTTGACCGCCACGCTGCGCGCCAGCACGTTGTCGCGGGCCCGCCATACCACGGCCATCCCCCCGGCGCCGATCGGCTCCCGCAGCTCGTAGCGGCCGCCGAGGACGACACCGGCGAGGTCACTGCGTCCGTCCATTCGTGGCAGTCTGCCGTGATCGCCGGTCATCCGCATCCCCCGTCTTGTCTGTCAGGCTGTGCACCCGGCCTTGCCGTCGCGGCGCGCCGGGTGAACGCTGAGAGTAGTAGTGCCGCCGTACCGGCGACCGCCTGACCATCGGAGGCGGACATGATCAAGACACGGCTCGTGGTGGGTGTGGACGGATCGGCCGAGGCCACCGCGGCGGTGAGCTGGGCCGCGGCGGAGGCCGTACGCCGGCACGCCGAGCTCAGGCTGCTGACGGCCTACTATCGTCACCGGTCCACTCCCGGGCGCCCCGGCAGCCACTCGGCCGAGGAACACGCCGCGACCGTCCTGCGCCGGGCCGCCGCCCACGCCCGCGAGGCCGCCGGCGAGGTCGAGATCAAATGCCAGTCCCTTCCCGGGTACGCGGTCCCGCTGCTCGTGCATGCCGCCGAGGAGGCCGCGCTGCTGGTCGTCGGCGGCCGGCACGAGGGTGGCCTGCCCGTCCTTCCCGTCGGCTCGGTCAGCAACCAGGTCGCGACGCAGGCCCGCAGCTCGGTCGTCGTCGTCCGCGGCCGCTACGGCCCCGGCGCAGGCCCGGTCGTGGCCGCTCTCGACGACGGGCCCGCCGCCACCACAGTGCTGGGTCACGCCTTCGAGGAGGCAGCCCTGCACGGCGTCGAGCTGGAGGCCCTCACCGTCGGCGGGACGGCGGCCCCCGACCCCCTCGGCGCCGAACTCGACGCCCAGCTGGATCGGTGGCGCGAGAAGTACCCCGGCGTGCGGGCCCGCCGCGAATACCTGACCGGCCGCCCCGACCTGGTGCTGACCCAGCGCTCCCGCTCGGCCTGCCTGATGGTGGTCGGCCCGCGCACGCACGGCTTCCAGGGCCTGATGCTGGGCCCGATCGGAACCCGCCTGCTGCACCACGCCGCCTGCCCGGTGCTGGTCGCCCGCTGACCTCACCGGTCGAATGCGCGTATGACGGTCAGGAAGTTCCGGAGGCGATCGACGTCGGCGGACGATATCGGGTCGGGGTTGAAGTGAGTGACCTTGTTGCGAATCTTGCGCAGCTCGTCCAGATGAGTGCCGACCACTTTACGATCGAGGGTCCAACCGATCTTGGCCCAGCAGTCGGGATTCCGGATCACCGACAGGTAGTCGCCCATCGTCATGTCGTCGTACGACGTGAGGTTCTCGCCGGAGACGCAGACCCGCTGCAGATCCTCGATCTCGAAGCGGTTGCGAATCAGCCGGCGCAACTCCTGATCGAGTTCGCCGATGAGAAAGAACGGCGTCGCCATGTCGTCGTAGACGCGAACCACGTCAGCCGCGGTCACGATGCCGTAGACCTGCTTGTCGTGGGCCCGCACGAAAACGAACTCCTCGCTCCACAGAACGCCGAGCACGTCGAGGAGGCGAGTGTTGTAGGGGAAGTCACGCACCGGGATTACGGCGTCGCTGAGGGTGGCGTCGCCGCCGGCTTGCCGGGCGATGGCGATGGATTGCCAGGTCACCGCACCACGCAAATCGCGTGTCCCGGACAGCACCGGCACTTGAGAGTAGTCACCGAGCAACATCTCGGTCACAGCCTCGTCCAGGGACGCAGACGGGCTCACCGACACCAGCCTGTGTTTGTCCGGCAGGAGATTTCCCAGCGTACGACCGATGTCTTCGCTCTCCTCATCGCTCGGGCTGACCGCCGGCACGTGGAAGGCCAAGCTGGGTGCACTGGGGACGGCGGGCGCGGCGACGTTCTCCACATCCTCCGGCGTGCTCAGGACCTCCAGCCGTACGACGGTGTCCAGGCCGACGGCGCGGAAGTCGGGCACGGTCGAGAGACCGTGGTTCGCCAGATCCGCTTCGATCTCTGCCGTCAGCTCGCGGTCGCGGTCCTGTCCACCCCACCGCCGGATCAGATCGCGGACTGTCAGTTCCTCGGGATCTCCGCGCTCCGCCCGTTCCCGCGCGGCGTTGAGGCCCTCATAACGGCGGACGACCACGGTCGACTGAGGTTCGTCGTCCTCCGGGGTCTTGCTCGCGACAGCCTCGAGGAGTTGCCTGCGAAGGTCGTGCAGGAAGGGACCGCTGGGGCCGACCCTCCACGCGTACCACCCGTCAGTCGCCACCTTCGTGACGGCGTCGGACGCCCCTGAGGGCGACATGAACTCCTGGCCGTCCTCCAGTCTGATGCGGCCTCGGCGTGTGACAGTGGCTCGATGGACCTCGCCGAGGCGTGGGCGCTCGAAGATCAGTTCGTCATCGGCGTCGAGCAACTGTGCGTCCAGGAGATCGGACAACCGGACGCGGCGGCCGTTGATGAGGTGTTGCCGGCGGCGTGACGACCCATCCGAATACATGACGATGCTGTCCCCCGGTTCCCGCGTGGTGGTGATCGCCACATGCTAGGCAAGGCGCCACTGTGGAGCGACGGCTCTATGGGTGGACCCTGTCGCTGAGCGGCTGAGCCGGTCCGGGTCAGCTGTTGCGGGGGCGGCGAGCGACGATCACGGCGTGCGTGGTGGGCCAGTCCATCGGGGCGCCGTCGTCG from Paractinoplanes brasiliensis carries:
- a CDS encoding dihydroxy-acid dehydratase: MSERRSAQWYGGDDRNSYIHRAWMRRGLPADAFDGRPHIAIANTASALTPCNAHLDEVGRSVADGIHRAGGIALNLPVVSIGETQVRPTAMLWRNMAAMAIEEMLRANPIDGVVLLGGCDKTIPALLMAASSVDLPAVVVPGGPMLTGTFRGVPLGCGTDVWKLSEEVRAGTLSADEFQRSESSMIRSRGHCNTMGTASTMGLLAEVLGMTLPGIAGTPAADSRLLEAAHATGVLAVDLVEQDRRPSAVMTRASFHNAIVALAAIGGSTNAVVHLLAIAGRLGVELTQDDFDRIGAGVPLLVDLQPAGRFLMEDLFRAGGLHAVLAEVRDLLDPAAISVLGEPLVSALDAARVYDREVIRPRADPLQMEAGIAVLYGNLAPDGALVKPAAATPALLQHRGPAVVFDSVEDLKERLDDPELEVTADSVLILRGCGPKGYPGMPEVSNMPLPAKLLADGVRDMVRVCDGRMSGTAYGTVVLHVAPEAAAGGPLAKVRTGDTIILDLENRRLDVDLPADEWAAREPSAEAARAYAAPQRGWEKLYVDTVGQANTGADQSFLLGASGDKVSRESH
- a CDS encoding serine/threonine-protein kinase, with the translated sequence MDGRSDLAGVVLGGRYELREPIGAGGMAVVWRARDNVLARSVAVKIVTPERGEQADIRREAQAAAGLSHPNIAQVHDYGEMTAGGRTFPYVVMELVEGGTLAERMVDGPVKPRLAMRVCAEIAAALAAAHAVGLVHRDIKPANVMLGPTGAKVVDFGIAAATAPSGSGILDPEVLGTPAYLAPERLFDDAVEPASDVYALGVVLYRLLSGHSPWTSEDTTQMLTAHIYLEPAPLPTVTGVPDFIAELCERCLIKDPSRRPSAREASILLSRAAGAWNPDRAAGAWTPTRADGAGAPGGVAGAGALGAAAGAGSTDRAAGHTTGSRSLAGAAAGNANPGHTTGDAAPGHTTGGSAPGHTTGGNTPGHTTGGTAPDHTTGAGPKDDDTGAGTQDGTTGDATGGSANAGPVNHVAGAEPRNRAYKEGPPGRPSNTRPPNPNTQDPRNTGPRPWPFRATNRGRWTATVIVLLAAAALGWLLMPDKSDKVTPAAINASVPPQQPPASALPSANAAPAPAPTKKRPATPATATTRTQAPTATTTTTAAAGPVTTTGPGTPGTTAPAPDPEPVFRTWSSDAGTLTATCPSPTTAEITSYEAFKPYKVQSARTGPSSAAVVTFKHGNQVTTMTVTCSGGQPTESTTND
- a CDS encoding universal stress protein; translation: MIKTRLVVGVDGSAEATAAVSWAAAEAVRRHAELRLLTAYYRHRSTPGRPGSHSAEEHAATVLRRAAAHAREAAGEVEIKCQSLPGYAVPLLVHAAEEAALLVVGGRHEGGLPVLPVGSVSNQVATQARSSVVVVRGRYGPGAGPVVAALDDGPAATTVLGHAFEEAALHGVELEALTVGGTAAPDPLGAELDAQLDRWREKYPGVRARREYLTGRPDLVLTQRSRSACLMVVGPRTHGFQGLMLGPIGTRLLHHAACPVLVAR
- a CDS encoding CBS domain-containing protein encodes the protein MAITTTREPGDSIVMYSDGSSRRRQHLINGRRVRLSDLLDAQLLDADDELIFERPRLGEVHRATVTRRGRIRLEDGQEFMSPSGASDAVTKVATDGWYAWRVGPSGPFLHDLRRQLLEAVASKTPEDDEPQSTVVVRRYEGLNAARERAERGDPEELTVRDLIRRWGGQDRDRELTAEIEADLANHGLSTVPDFRAVGLDTVVRLEVLSTPEDVENVAAPAVPSAPSLAFHVPAVSPSDEESEDIGRTLGNLLPDKHRLVSVSPSASLDEAVTEMLLGDYSQVPVLSGTRDLRGAVTWQSIAIARQAGGDATLSDAVIPVRDFPYNTRLLDVLGVLWSEEFVFVRAHDKQVYGIVTAADVVRVYDDMATPFFLIGELDQELRRLIRNRFEIEDLQRVCVSGENLTSYDDMTMGDYLSVIRNPDCWAKIGWTLDRKVVGTHLDELRKIRNKVTHFNPDPISSADVDRLRNFLTVIRAFDR